The DNA sequence ATATTGAAAGTGATATGACCGCAGCTATACCCGAGGAGATAAAAAAGTCTTTATCCGCCCAGATACCTTTGGGCAGGCTGGGCACACCCGAAGATATAGCCGATATAGTGGAATTTTTGTCCTTAGATAAGGCCGGCTACATAACCGGACAGGTCATACATGTGAATGGCGGCATGTTTATGGGATAAATTTATCCTTATTAATATTCGAAAATACAGGGAGGAAAAATAATATGTCTGTGCAGGATCAGGTAATAGAGATTATTGCTAATCAGTTGAGCGTAGCCAAAGAGGAGGTTACCCCTAAGGCCTCTTTTGTTGACGATCTCGGCGCTGATTCATTAGACTTGGTAGAGTTGGTAATGGCTATGGAGGAGAAATTTGGCGTCGACATCGCGGACGAAGATGCGGAGAAGATGAAGACTGTCCAGGATGCCGTCAATTATATCCAGGCACAGCAGAAATAATAAATTAGACGGCCCGGCAATCAGTGGTCTTTTGGGGCTTCTTTGCCTTGGCTGACCGTTGGGGACGATGGCCGAATACTTACAGGTGGAGTGGTGTCTTGAAGCGAAGAGTGGCGGTTACTGGTTTGGGGTTGATTACTCCCCTTGGCATCGGGGTAAAAGAATCCTGGCCGGCGGCATTGGCAGGAAAATCCGGAGTAGGGGAGATCACACGCTTTGATACCAGGGATTTTTCGACAAAGATCGCGGGGGAAGTCAAAGGCTTTAATCCTGAAGACTTTATACCCAAGAAACTGATCAGGCGCATGGATCTGTTCATCCAATATGGCATTGCTGCGGCCAGTATGGCCGTTGAAGATGCCAATCTGGTCATCAGTGAAGGGAATGCAACCCGCGTGGGGGTGCTCACCGGCAGCGGACTCGGCGGATTAGGGACAATCGAAGAATATCACGGCGTCCTTTCAAATGAAGGCCCGCGGCGAGTCACACCGTTTTTTATTCCCATGGTTATCCCTAATATGGCCTGTGGCCACATATCAATACTCTATGGCGCCAAAGGGCCCAATATCTCTGTGACTACGGCCTGCGCGGCCGGCTCGCACGCTATAGGCGAGGCGTTCAGGATAGTTCAGGGCGGTGCGGCAGATGTTATGATCTGCGGGGGTGTGGAGTCGGTAATTACCCCGCTCACGGTGGCTGGTTTTAGTTCTATGAAGGCCCTCTCCGCTCGAAATAATGACCCTGCCGCAGCCTCCAGGCCTTTTGAAAAAGACCGGGACGGATTTATTATCGGCGAGGGCAGCGGTATGATTATCTTGGAAGACCTCGATACTGCCTTAAATCGCGGGGCGAAAATATATGCGGAGATCGTCGGATATGGCTTAAATAGCGATGCCTACCACATGACCGCGCCTGCGCCGAGCGGGGAAGGCGCAGCCAGATGTATGCAGCTCGCCCTGGATGATGCCGGCCTTTCTCACCAGGACATTGATTATATCAACGCCCATGGCACATCGACCTCCCTTAACGATTTCATGGAAACTTTAGCTATAAAGAGCGTGTTTAAGGAGCGAAGCCAAAGTGTCCCGGTCAGTTCGACTAAATCTATGACCGGCCATCTTTTAGGCGGGGCCGGTGGCGTTGAGGCGGTTTTCTGTGTCTTGTCTATTGTAGATGGCGTAGTGCCCCCGACTATAAACTATGTAACGCCGGATCCGGAGTGCGACCTGGACTACGTGCCCAACCAGGCACGCAAGGTAGAAGTCAAGACAGCCATGTCTAATTCCTTTGGGTTCGGAGGCACAAACGCCGTTATCATCTTTAAAAAATTCGAGGAATAAAATGGAAGTGGCACTGGGTTGTGACCATGGCGGCTACGCCTTGAAAGGGCCGATAAGGCAATATTTGGCGTCAAATGGCATCTCTTGCTGTGATGTAGGCGCCGATAGCGAAGACTCGGTCGACTATCCTGTTTATGGGATGAAAGTTGCTAAACTGGTCTCCAGCGGCGAATGCCAGCGCGGAATTTTGCTCTGCGGCAGCGGAATAGGCATGTCTATTGTGGCCAATCGCCTGCCCGGGGTTCGGGCCGCCCTGTGCCATGACATTTACACGGCGCGCCTGAGCCGCCAGCATAACGATGCCAACGTATTGGTCCTGGGGGCCAGGATTATTGGACCGGGGCTGGCCATGGAGATCGTTAAAACGTGGTTTGAAACGGAGTTTGAGGGTGGCCGGCATAAGAGACGCATTGATTTGATAGATAAGCTTGCCGGGGAAGAGAAGCTTAAAGCTTAAGGCGAAAAGTTCGTCCGCTTACAGCGGACGATGGTTAGGGGTTATAACGAGCATGTCGTATTTGAAGAATACCGATCCTGAGATATTCAACGTCCTCCAACTTGAACTTGAGAGGCAGACTCATAAGCTGGAGATGGTGGCCTCAGAAAATTTTGTCAGTGAAGCCGTCCTGGAGGCACAGGGAAGTATTTTAACGAACAAGTATGCCGAGGGTTATCCGGGCCGGCGGTATTACGGCGGTTGCGAGTACGTAGATGTGGCCGAGAATCTGGCCATATCGCGGGCCAAAGAGATATTCGGTGCTGAATACGTTAATGTCCAGGCCCACTCCGGCACTCAGGCCAACATGGCCATCTATTTCGGGTTTCTTGAACCCGGAGACACCGTGTTAGGTATGGATCTGGCGCATGGCGGCCATTTATCCCATGGCAGCCCGGTGAATTTTTCCGGCCGATTTTATAACATAGTCTCATATGGGGTAAGCAGGGAAACCGAGACCATAGATTATGAAGAGGTAAGAAGACTGGCCCTGCAATACAAACCCAAAATGATTATTTCCGGGGCCAGCGCCTATTCGCGGGTAATTGATTTTGCCGCCTTTCGCTCGATTGCGGATACAATTGGGGCCTATCTGATGGTAGATATGGCCCATATCGCCGGCCTGGTCGCGGCCGGTGTGCATCCTTCACCGGTACCCTATGCCGATTTTGTCACCTCGACTACCCATAAGACACTGCGGGGGCCGCGTGGAGGTCTTATTCTGGCCAGGGAAAAATATGGGAAAAAACTTAACAGCCAGATATTTCCGGGTATCCAGGGCGGGCCGCTTATGCACACTATTGCAGCCAAGGCGGTGGCCTTCAAGGAGGCGTTAAGTCCTTCCTTTAGATCCTATCAGGAACAGATTGTGAAAAATGCCCGGACCCTGGCTACGGTTCTTCAGCAGGATGGTTATCGTTTAGTCTCCGGAGGTACAGACAACCACCTTATGCTGGTTGACCTGACTGTCCGGGGAATAACCGGTAAAGACGCAGAAATAGCCCTGGATGAAGCCGGTATTACGGTGAATAAAAATGCCATACCCTTTGATACAAAAGGGCCGCAGATAACCAGCGGCATACGCGTTGGGACGCCGGCCGTAACCAGCCGGGGCATGAGAGAAGAAGAGATGACTGCTATAGGTCGTCTTATGACGCGTGTCATGGGCAATCTGGCCAGTGAGAAGGTGCGCCGGGAGGTACGGCACGAAGTGCGCGGCCTTTGCGAGCGGTTTCCATTATATCCGGGCCTGTGGTCCGCATACGGCGGACAGAAAAAGGGCTGAAGATGAGCAGGCCGTCATGGGAAGAATACTTTATGAACATTACCTATCTTGTGGCCGAACGATCCACCTGCCTGCGGCGCAAGGTAGGCGCAGTCCTGGTTAAAGACAAGCGCATCCTGGCCACGGGTTACAACGGAGCACCTTCCGGGCTTAAGCATTGCCTGGATATAGGTTGTCTGCGCGAAAAAGAAGGCATCCCCTCCGGTGAACGGCACGAACTCTGTCGCGGACTGCATGCCGAACAGAATGTGATTATACAGGCCGCATATCACGGCATATCCATCGCTGACTCCGCCATCTTTTGTACGAATCTCCCCTGCGTTATCTGCACCAAAATGTTAATCAACGCCGGCGTAAAATGTATTTTTTACCGTGAAGGCTATGCGGATGCCCTTTCCCGTGATATGCT is a window from the Desulfovibrionales bacterium genome containing:
- a CDS encoding serine hydroxymethyltransferase; this translates as MSYLKNTDPEIFNVLQLELERQTHKLEMVASENFVSEAVLEAQGSILTNKYAEGYPGRRYYGGCEYVDVAENLAISRAKEIFGAEYVNVQAHSGTQANMAIYFGFLEPGDTVLGMDLAHGGHLSHGSPVNFSGRFYNIVSYGVSRETETIDYEEVRRLALQYKPKMIISGASAYSRVIDFAAFRSIADTIGAYLMVDMAHIAGLVAAGVHPSPVPYADFVTSTTHKTLRGPRGGLILAREKYGKKLNSQIFPGIQGGPLMHTIAAKAVAFKEALSPSFRSYQEQIVKNARTLATVLQQDGYRLVSGGTDNHLMLVDLTVRGITGKDAEIALDEAGITVNKNAIPFDTKGPQITSGIRVGTPAVTSRGMREEEMTAIGRLMTRVMGNLASEKVRREVRHEVRGLCERFPLYPGLWSAYGGQKKG
- a CDS encoding cytidine/deoxycytidylate deaminase family protein, with product MSRPSWEEYFMNITYLVAERSTCLRRKVGAVLVKDKRILATGYNGAPSGLKHCLDIGCLREKEGIPSGERHELCRGLHAEQNVIIQAAYHGISIADSAIFCTNLPCVICTKMLINAGVKCIFYREGYADALSRDMLAEAGIDLIQI
- the rpiB gene encoding ribose 5-phosphate isomerase B, yielding MEVALGCDHGGYALKGPIRQYLASNGISCCDVGADSEDSVDYPVYGMKVAKLVSSGECQRGILLCGSGIGMSIVANRLPGVRAALCHDIYTARLSRQHNDANVLVLGARIIGPGLAMEIVKTWFETEFEGGRHKRRIDLIDKLAGEEKLKA
- the acpP gene encoding acyl carrier protein, encoding MSVQDQVIEIIANQLSVAKEEVTPKASFVDDLGADSLDLVELVMAMEEKFGVDIADEDAEKMKTVQDAVNYIQAQQK
- the fabF gene encoding beta-ketoacyl-ACP synthase II encodes the protein MKRRVAVTGLGLITPLGIGVKESWPAALAGKSGVGEITRFDTRDFSTKIAGEVKGFNPEDFIPKKLIRRMDLFIQYGIAAASMAVEDANLVISEGNATRVGVLTGSGLGGLGTIEEYHGVLSNEGPRRVTPFFIPMVIPNMACGHISILYGAKGPNISVTTACAAGSHAIGEAFRIVQGGAADVMICGGVESVITPLTVAGFSSMKALSARNNDPAAASRPFEKDRDGFIIGEGSGMIILEDLDTALNRGAKIYAEIVGYGLNSDAYHMTAPAPSGEGAARCMQLALDDAGLSHQDIDYINAHGTSTSLNDFMETLAIKSVFKERSQSVPVSSTKSMTGHLLGGAGGVEAVFCVLSIVDGVVPPTINYVTPDPECDLDYVPNQARKVEVKTAMSNSFGFGGTNAVIIFKKFEE